One genomic region from Gammaproteobacteria bacterium encodes:
- the bioD gene encoding dethiobiotin synthase, which translates to MNAYFVTGTDTEVGKTTFSVHWLRWLRARGRKVAVLKPVASGAQWCPKRKRLVNDDALALQQAAGDWQPLEEVNPFVFEPPIAPHIAAKQQNQPLSIAEIEAKTRHAFAYDVDTLVIEGAGGFLLPLNERETLADWVQQKQLPTILVVGLRLGCLNHALLTIESIQNRGLQLVGWVANILNVDMPMLAENLATLRTMLPAPQL; encoded by the coding sequence ATGAACGCCTATTTCGTCACTGGCACGGACACCGAAGTTGGCAAAACGACGTTCTCGGTGCATTGGCTTCGCTGGTTGCGCGCCCGTGGCAGAAAGGTCGCGGTGCTCAAGCCAGTGGCCAGCGGCGCACAGTGGTGTCCGAAACGAAAACGTTTGGTCAACGATGATGCGCTGGCATTACAGCAGGCTGCGGGCGACTGGCAGCCCCTTGAGGAAGTCAATCCGTTCGTGTTTGAACCTCCCATTGCACCGCACATCGCGGCGAAACAACAAAATCAGCCGCTGTCGATCGCTGAAATTGAGGCAAAAACTCGCCATGCCTTCGCCTACGATGTCGATACCCTGGTCATCGAAGGGGCCGGCGGTTTTCTTCTGCCGCTCAATGAACGTGAAACACTGGCGGACTGGGTGCAACAAAAACAATTGCCGACGATTTTGGTCGTTGGTCTGCGCCTCGGTTGCTTGAACCATGCACTGTTGACTATAGAAAGCATCCAAAATCGGGGACTTCAACTTGTAGGCTGGGTGGCAAACATTCTTAACGTTGACATGCCCATGTTGGCTGAAAACTTGGCCACACTGCGGACCATGCTCCCCGCGCCGCAACT
- the bioC gene encoding malonyl-[acyl-carrier protein] O-methyltransferase BioC, whose translation MSLTERIASRFSKAAQTYDDHAVLQREIGQRLMERLDYIRCAPLTIVDAGCGTGECTFALARRFPKAKVFGIDIAQGMIQQAKKKRRWFSKTRFQIGDMSALPFEDNSIDFLFSNLALQWVDDLSSCFREWQRVLKPGGLLLFSTFGVDTLKELRASWAAIDSGTHVNEFTDLHDVGDALLRAAFSQPVMDAEWLTTTYRDVPQLLRELKAIGANTVKAEASGGLMGRGKLKQLMAAYEPYRTEEGWIPATWEVVYGHAWGSETKAPMAKRDDVYIVSLDEPGSSK comes from the coding sequence ATGTCACTGACCGAGCGCATCGCCTCTCGATTTTCGAAAGCAGCACAGACCTACGATGACCATGCCGTACTCCAACGGGAAATTGGACAGCGGCTCATGGAACGGCTGGACTATATTCGCTGTGCGCCGCTCACAATTGTCGATGCCGGTTGTGGCACCGGTGAATGCACATTTGCGTTGGCACGTCGTTTTCCGAAAGCTAAGGTCTTTGGCATCGACATCGCGCAAGGGATGATCCAACAGGCCAAGAAAAAACGCCGTTGGTTTTCCAAAACGCGATTTCAGATAGGTGACATGAGCGCGCTGCCTTTTGAAGACAACAGCATCGACTTTCTTTTTTCCAATCTTGCCTTGCAATGGGTGGATGATTTGTCATCCTGTTTTCGCGAGTGGCAACGGGTGCTCAAACCCGGAGGATTATTGTTGTTTTCGACCTTTGGCGTGGACACACTCAAAGAGCTCAGAGCCAGTTGGGCGGCCATTGATTCTGGTACGCATGTCAACGAATTCACTGATTTGCATGACGTGGGCGACGCCCTGTTGCGTGCTGCCTTTAGTCAGCCCGTGATGGATGCGGAGTGGCTGACCACAACGTACCGTGACGTGCCCCAATTATTGCGTGAACTGAAAGCCATTGGGGCCAACACAGTCAAGGCCGAGGCGTCTGGTGGCCTCATGGGGCGTGGGAAGTTGAAACAACTGATGGCCGCCTATGAACCCTACCGAACTGAAGAGGGGTGGATTCCAGCCACATGGGAAGTGGTGTACGGCCATGCCTGGGGCAGTGAAACCAAAGCGCCGATGGCGAAGCGAGATGATGTCTATATCGTGTCGCTTGACGAACCAGGGTCATCCAAATGA
- the bioH gene encoding pimeloyl-[acyl-carrier protein] methyl ester esterase — MKPFVETIGQGPDVVMLHGWGLHGGIFAQVVPWLSQKYRVHIVDLPGFGRSAVPNQAYTMDMLTSQVLDVAPSQALWLGWSLGGMLAMHVAASHPDKVQGLITVAASPRFIQAPDWPHAMKPEVLDQFAGLLLEDYRGTLIRFLAIQTMGSETQRDDIEFLKTQVFQYGEPAPRALRGGLDILRTTDLRAQIGQITCPWLRLYGRLDGLVPVKSADDVAALAPNSQQHIFAKASHAPFISHPDAFLDVVAPFLEAACH, encoded by the coding sequence ATGAAACCTTTCGTGGAAACAATTGGCCAAGGGCCGGATGTGGTGATGCTCCATGGCTGGGGCTTGCATGGCGGAATTTTCGCGCAAGTGGTGCCTTGGCTGTCGCAGAAATACCGTGTGCATATTGTGGATTTGCCGGGATTTGGTCGCTCCGCTGTGCCCAACCAAGCCTACACCATGGATATGCTGACTTCGCAAGTGCTTGATGTGGCACCGTCTCAGGCCCTGTGGTTGGGATGGTCACTGGGTGGCATGCTGGCCATGCATGTTGCCGCCAGCCATCCGGACAAGGTGCAAGGGTTGATCACGGTGGCGGCCTCACCGCGTTTTATTCAGGCACCAGACTGGCCTCACGCCATGAAACCGGAAGTGCTGGATCAGTTTGCTGGCCTGTTGCTTGAGGATTACCGAGGCACCTTGATCCGATTTCTTGCGATTCAAACCATGGGCAGCGAGACCCAGCGGGACGACATTGAATTTCTGAAGACGCAGGTATTTCAGTACGGCGAGCCAGCACCGCGCGCCTTGCGCGGTGGTTTGGATATCCTCCGTACGACGGATCTGAGAGCACAGATCGGGCAAATCACCTGCCCTTGGTTACGTCTCTACGGACGGTTGGACGGTCTGGTGCCAGTGAAATCGGCCGATGACGTGGCGGCTTTGGCGCCGAACAGTCAGCAACATATTTTCGCTAAAGCCAGCCATGCCCCGTTTATTTCGCACCCGGACGCTTTTTTGGATGTGGTGGCACCGTTTTTGGAGGCAGCATGTCACTGA
- the bioF gene encoding 8-amino-7-oxononanoate synthase — translation MTPAWLDQSIQRRLEDWRSAGLWRIARPATEADGRVRVHDGARYVNFSGNDYLGLAHHPKVKEAVAKAVRRFGWGSTGSHLVTGHYAPHDELEAAVARLTGCASALLFSTGYMANLAIASVVLVNKVEVLADRLVHASIIDGLRLSQAKFRRYRHLDMAHLAQLLEKNNAPKIIWTDGVFSMDGDCAPLPALVALARAHDAALVVDDAHGIGVLGDNGGGLVEAQGIRPDELSALTVTFGKALGGFGAAVAGPVEIIEALRQFARPYIYTTALPVPAAAAVLASIQCLEHEPELRQQLRKNIEQFTAGLTQMGRAAISETAIQPIVVGCEARALKLAEALAEDGLWVPAIRPPTVPKGAARLRITLSAQHRQEDIERLLTSLWQHRSLWRDAEVIESRQTT, via the coding sequence ATGACACCGGCCTGGCTTGACCAAAGTATTCAGCGAAGACTCGAGGACTGGCGAAGTGCGGGATTATGGCGCATTGCCCGGCCAGCTACCGAGGCAGATGGCCGGGTGCGCGTGCATGATGGCGCGCGCTACGTCAACTTTTCAGGAAACGATTACCTAGGGCTTGCCCATCACCCGAAAGTGAAAGAAGCAGTCGCCAAGGCGGTTCGCCGCTTTGGCTGGGGGAGCACCGGGTCACACTTGGTCACCGGTCATTATGCGCCACACGACGAATTGGAAGCGGCCGTGGCAAGGCTCACAGGTTGTGCTTCGGCCCTGTTGTTTTCGACAGGCTACATGGCCAATCTGGCCATTGCTTCTGTAGTGCTCGTCAATAAGGTCGAGGTCTTGGCTGACCGGCTGGTGCACGCATCCATCATCGACGGCCTTCGGCTATCGCAGGCGAAATTTCGTCGTTATCGTCACCTGGATATGGCGCATTTAGCTCAGCTGCTTGAGAAAAACAACGCTCCCAAAATCATTTGGACAGATGGCGTGTTTTCAATGGATGGCGATTGTGCGCCATTGCCAGCACTGGTCGCGCTCGCGCGTGCACATGACGCCGCGCTGGTGGTGGACGATGCCCATGGCATCGGTGTGTTGGGCGACAACGGTGGCGGCTTGGTGGAAGCACAAGGTATCAGACCCGATGAACTTTCGGCATTGACGGTGACCTTTGGCAAGGCACTTGGTGGCTTTGGCGCGGCGGTGGCCGGTCCCGTCGAAATTATCGAGGCGCTTCGTCAATTCGCCCGGCCTTATATTTACACCACTGCTTTGCCCGTGCCCGCTGCCGCTGCGGTATTGGCATCCATTCAGTGTCTCGAACATGAACCGGAACTGCGCCAGCAATTACGCAAAAACATCGAACAGTTCACCGCTGGTTTAACGCAGATGGGGCGAGCGGCGATTTCGGAAACCGCCATTCAGCCGATAGTGGTCGGCTGCGAGGCACGCGCGCTCAAGTTGGCAGAAGCGCTGGCCGAAGATGGCCTGTGGGTGCCAGCCATCCGACCACCGACGGTGCCAAAAGGCGCGGCGCGCCTGCGCATCACGTTGTCGGCACAGCACCGTCAAGAAGACATTGAACGGCTGCTCACGTCATTGTGGCAGCATCGGTCGCTTTGGCGCGACGCAGAAGTTATTGAATCGAGGCAAACAACATGA
- the bioB gene encoding biotin synthase BioB encodes MISEEKLFSGQPRNDWTREEVYAIAAHPLMELVYQAQRIHRMHFRPNRVQTSTLLSIKTGACPEDCKYCPQSARYDTGLTREQLMAVEEVVERARAAKARGATRFCMGAAWRRPRDKDFRVVLEMVRQVKALGLETCVTLGMLTQDQAQALKEAGLDYYNHNIDTSERYYREIITTRTFADRLQTLAYVRDAGIQVCAGGIIGMGESEEDRWQMLWTLATLPAHPDSVPINQLVAVKGTPLENAEPVSPFEFVRTIAVARILMPRAYVRLSAGRESMSDELQALCFMAGANSIFYGEQLLTTPNPQTEKDQRLLAELGIEIEAEAGDSLMTEAPVWRDETALYHDAAH; translated from the coding sequence ATGATTTCAGAAGAAAAATTGTTCAGCGGACAGCCGCGCAATGACTGGACGCGAGAGGAAGTTTATGCCATTGCCGCGCATCCATTGATGGAGCTTGTGTATCAAGCACAAAGGATCCATCGAATGCATTTTCGTCCGAACCGTGTTCAGACAAGCACTCTGCTTAGCATCAAAACGGGCGCCTGTCCGGAGGACTGCAAGTATTGTCCGCAGAGTGCACGCTATGATACTGGGCTGACGCGCGAACAATTGATGGCCGTGGAAGAAGTGGTGGAGCGGGCTCGGGCCGCAAAAGCGCGTGGCGCAACCCGCTTTTGTATGGGCGCAGCCTGGCGTCGCCCGCGGGACAAAGATTTTCGCGTTGTGCTTGAAATGGTGCGTCAAGTCAAGGCGCTGGGTCTGGAAACCTGTGTCACCCTAGGGATGTTGACGCAAGACCAAGCGCAAGCACTCAAAGAAGCTGGATTGGACTACTATAACCACAACATTGACACGTCTGAGCGCTACTACCGTGAAATCATCACCACCCGCACCTTTGCTGATCGATTGCAGACGCTGGCCTATGTGCGTGATGCCGGGATCCAAGTATGTGCTGGCGGAATCATCGGCATGGGCGAAAGTGAAGAAGATCGCTGGCAGATGTTGTGGACACTGGCCACACTCCCGGCGCATCCAGATTCAGTGCCTATCAATCAACTGGTGGCGGTGAAAGGTACGCCATTGGAGAATGCAGAGCCAGTCTCGCCGTTTGAGTTTGTGCGGACCATTGCCGTGGCTCGTATCCTGATGCCTCGCGCCTATGTTCGATTGTCCGCAGGTCGCGAATCCATGAGCGACGAACTGCAAGCACTGTGTTTTATGGCGGGTGCGAACTCCATCTTCTATGGAGAACAATTGCTGACTACCCCGAACCCGCAAACAGAAAAAGATCAGCGTTTGCTGGCTGAGCTTGGCATTGAGATTGAGGCCGAAGCAGGGGATAGTTTGATGACCGAAGCGCCCGTATGGCGAGATGAAACTGCTCTATATCATGATGCGGCACATTGA
- a CDS encoding ComF family protein → MASETMASCGQCQKRPLPMTQVVVATDYSRAAPLIHGLKFRHQHHWAEVCAELLWQRIQTDGIEIPGPLVPMPLHWRRKLWRGYNQAELIARALSRRLEQPVVTLLRRKRATKKQHELPKSQRRRNVSGAFCCRQTPPSTVILIDDVMTSGETAAAATKALHHAGCQKVFLWCVAKTSRLQ, encoded by the coding sequence ATGGCGAGCGAGACGATGGCTTCTTGTGGGCAATGCCAAAAACGTCCCTTGCCAATGACTCAGGTCGTCGTTGCCACGGATTATTCCCGTGCCGCACCACTGATTCACGGCCTTAAGTTTCGACATCAACATCACTGGGCTGAAGTGTGCGCTGAACTGCTCTGGCAACGCATACAAACGGATGGCATTGAAATCCCTGGTCCATTGGTACCGATGCCGCTTCACTGGCGTCGAAAACTTTGGCGAGGCTACAATCAGGCCGAGCTGATTGCCCGGGCGCTTAGCCGCCGTCTTGAACAACCAGTTGTCACCCTCTTACGCCGAAAGCGTGCCACCAAAAAACAACACGAACTGCCCAAATCACAGCGCCGACGAAATGTCTCAGGTGCCTTTTGCTGCCGTCAGACACCACCGAGTACTGTCATCCTGATTGATGATGTGATGACTTCGGGAGAAACAGCGGCGGCCGCGACTAAGGCCTTGCATCACGCCGGATGCCAAAAAGTTTTCCTCTGGTGT